In Microbacterium lushaniae, the following are encoded in one genomic region:
- a CDS encoding dipeptide ABC transporter ATP-binding protein — MTGLRVRGLRVSFGASVVVDGVDLDVAPGECLAIVGESGAGKTLAARALLGLTPADAVVTADELEVDGVDARTLGERGWRRMRGARVALVSQDALVSLDPLRRIGAEVAEPLRLHEPGMRRAARRARVHDLLADVALPEPRRRARQYPHELSGGQRQRALIASALAAEPAILIADEPTTALDATVQARVLDLLRGIADGGVAVVLISHDLAAVRRVADRIAVMREGGFVETGTAADVLGDPRHPYTRALVDAARHEPRAVSTADGPPAVTVRHVSKTFDRPAVRDVSLEVPAGRTLAVVGESGSGKTTLARMIVGATRPDAGEVRIGGVEWGSGHDAALRRRVQFVHQNPLGAFDPRWSVGRSLREALAAGGVPRAERPAAVAALLAEVGLDPGLARRRPAQLSGGQRQRAAIARALAPAPDILVLDEPVSALDPTVRERVLALLHRLQQERGLTMLFVSHDLDVVASVADEVVVMQDGAVVEAGATAAVFAVPQHPFTRELLAAR, encoded by the coding sequence ATGACGGGCCTGCGGGTGCGCGGCCTGCGCGTGTCGTTCGGAGCATCCGTCGTCGTGGACGGGGTGGATCTGGACGTCGCGCCGGGGGAGTGCCTGGCGATCGTCGGGGAATCCGGCGCCGGCAAGACGCTCGCCGCCCGCGCGCTGCTGGGGCTGACCCCCGCCGACGCCGTCGTCACCGCCGACGAACTCGAGGTCGACGGCGTCGACGCGCGCACCCTCGGCGAACGAGGGTGGCGACGGATGCGGGGCGCACGCGTCGCGCTGGTGTCTCAGGATGCGCTGGTGTCTCTGGACCCGCTCAGACGCATCGGTGCCGAGGTCGCCGAACCGCTGCGACTGCACGAGCCCGGCATGCGCCGCGCTGCCCGCCGTGCCCGCGTGCACGATCTGCTCGCCGACGTGGCCCTGCCCGAACCCCGGCGACGCGCCCGCCAGTACCCCCACGAGCTGTCGGGCGGGCAGCGTCAGCGCGCGCTGATCGCCTCCGCCCTGGCAGCGGAGCCGGCGATCCTCATCGCCGACGAGCCGACCACGGCGCTGGACGCGACGGTGCAGGCGCGCGTGCTCGACCTTCTGCGGGGCATCGCCGACGGCGGGGTCGCGGTCGTCCTCATCAGCCATGACCTGGCCGCGGTGCGGCGCGTCGCCGATCGCATCGCGGTCATGCGGGAGGGCGGATTCGTGGAGACGGGGACCGCGGCCGACGTCCTCGGTGACCCGCGGCATCCGTACACGCGCGCGCTCGTGGATGCGGCGCGCCACGAGCCGCGCGCGGTGTCGACTGCGGACGGGCCGCCGGCGGTGACCGTGCGTCACGTCTCGAAAACGTTCGACCGCCCTGCCGTGCGCGACGTCTCGCTGGAGGTGCCCGCCGGGCGCACGCTGGCCGTGGTCGGGGAGTCGGGGTCGGGTAAGACCACGCTGGCCCGCATGATCGTCGGTGCCACGCGCCCGGACGCCGGTGAGGTGCGCATCGGCGGGGTGGAGTGGGGGAGCGGACACGACGCCGCGCTGCGGCGGCGCGTGCAGTTCGTGCACCAGAACCCGCTGGGCGCCTTCGATCCGCGATGGAGTGTGGGGCGATCGCTGCGTGAGGCGCTGGCGGCCGGAGGCGTGCCGCGAGCGGAGCGTCCCGCGGCGGTGGCGGCTCTCCTCGCGGAGGTCGGCCTGGACCCCGGCCTCGCCCGCCGCCGCCCCGCGCAGCTGTCGGGCGGACAGCGTCAGCGCGCCGCGATCGCCCGCGCGCTCGCGCCCGCCCCCGACATCCTCGTGCTCGACGAACCGGTCTCGGCGCTTGACCCGACCGTGCGCGAACGTGTGCTCGCCCTCCTGCACCGGCTCCAGCAGGAGCGGGGCCTGACCATGCTGTTCGTCTCCCACGACCTGGACGTGGTGGCCTCCGTCGCCGACGAGGTCGTCGTCATGCAGGACGGCGCGGTGGTGGAAGCGGGCGCGACGGCTGCGGTGTTCGCCGTGCCGCAGCATCCGTTCACGCGGGAGCTGCTCGCCGCGCGGTAG